The following coding sequences are from one Streptomyces sp. NBC_00536 window:
- a CDS encoding LacI family DNA-binding transcriptional regulator, translating into MDTGRHTGGSGGAGSGAGAAPTLEDVARAAGVSRATVSRVVNGIRNVDPAIRQAVQRAVDATGYVPNRAARSLVTRRAGAVALVVSGAGTDTPDEFAARVFQDPFFGRVVSGVVRALRPRGVHPVLMCAETDADRAELVAYLAQGGADGALLVSTHPHDPLPGLLARAGLPAVLFARPEPDVPLPSVDLRHRDGGALAAGHLLAGGRRRIAVIAGPAGVPASRERVAGCAEALGATGRPPLAVAGADFTVEGGEGAMLRLLAEHPDLDGVFAANDLMAQGACLVLREHGRRIPDDVAVVGFDDSSAALSCRPRLTTVRQPVEDMAAEMVRLLLDAVAAPVAAAPAVGTAVEAATPVLFEPRLVVRDSA; encoded by the coding sequence ATGGACACGGGGCGGCACACGGGCGGGAGCGGTGGCGCGGGGTCGGGCGCGGGCGCCGCGCCGACCCTGGAGGACGTCGCCCGGGCCGCCGGGGTGTCCCGCGCCACCGTGTCCCGCGTGGTCAACGGCATCCGCAACGTGGATCCCGCGATCCGGCAGGCCGTCCAGCGCGCGGTGGACGCCACCGGGTACGTGCCCAACCGGGCCGCCCGCTCCCTGGTGACCCGGCGGGCCGGGGCGGTCGCGCTGGTGGTCTCCGGGGCGGGCACGGACACACCGGACGAGTTCGCGGCCCGGGTCTTCCAGGACCCCTTCTTCGGCCGGGTGGTCAGCGGCGTGGTGCGCGCGCTGCGCCCGCGCGGGGTGCATCCGGTACTGATGTGCGCCGAAACGGACGCGGACCGGGCAGAGTTGGTCGCTTACCTCGCCCAAGGTGGCGCGGACGGAGCCCTGTTGGTCTCCACCCACCCGCACGACCCGCTGCCGGGACTGCTCGCGCGGGCCGGACTGCCCGCCGTCCTGTTCGCGCGGCCCGAACCGGACGTGCCCCTGCCGTCGGTGGACCTGCGGCACCGGGACGGCGGCGCGCTCGCGGCCGGGCACCTGCTGGCGGGCGGCCGCCGCCGCATCGCGGTCATCGCGGGGCCCGCCGGCGTACCGGCGAGCCGGGAGCGGGTGGCGGGCTGCGCGGAGGCCCTCGGGGCGACCGGGCGGCCGCCGCTCGCGGTCGCCGGGGCGGACTTCACGGTCGAGGGCGGTGAAGGGGCCATGCTCCGGCTGCTCGCCGAACACCCGGACCTGGACGGGGTGTTCGCGGCCAACGACCTGATGGCCCAGGGCGCCTGCCTGGTGCTGCGCGAGCACGGCCGGCGGATCCCGGACGACGTGGCCGTCGTCGGCTTCGACGACTCCAGCGCCGCCCTGTCCTGCCGCCCGCGGCTGACGACCGTACGCCAGCCGGTGGAGGACATGGCGGCGGAGATGGTCCGGCTGCTGCTCGACGCCGTGGCGGCTCCCGTGGCGGCTGCGCCGGCGGTCGGGACCGCGGTGGAAGCCGCCACGCCGGTGCTGTTCGAGCCGCGGCTGGTCGTCCGGGATTCGGCCTGA
- a CDS encoding ABC transporter substrate-binding protein, giving the protein MRRTRAAAAAVVTASLLAAATACGGGSTGDEGGSNTAPKELTYWASNQGPDIAADQATLGPELKKFEERTGIKVKLEVVPWADLLNRILAATASGQGPDVLNIGNTWSSSLQATGALLPWNAENFEAIGGRDRFVESAIGSAGASGQDPAAVPLYSMSYALYYNKKMFREAGIAKPPATWDEMVTTGQKLSKDGKWALGAEGSNLSNNIHQAFVLSRQHGAAFFDQAGKPTFDTPANVEAVKQYVDLMAKDKIIAPGNAEYDKNQSLQDFANNKTAMVLWQSAASSFKAHGMKEGDWGVAPVPVPAGGAPGQGRNTNSMVAGINMAVFKNTDNIDGALRFVKFMTSDEEQKLLNKTYGSIPPVKAAQQDQAFATEDLTVLRTTLGTSAAPLPQVPEESQFETAVGTAVKELFADAAAGRAVTTESVKAKLSKAQQQMAK; this is encoded by the coding sequence ATGCGCAGAACCCGAGCCGCGGCCGCCGCCGTGGTCACCGCTTCCCTGCTGGCCGCCGCCACCGCATGCGGCGGCGGTTCCACCGGCGACGAGGGCGGTTCCAACACCGCCCCCAAGGAACTCACCTACTGGGCCTCCAACCAGGGCCCCGACATCGCGGCGGACCAGGCGACCCTCGGCCCGGAGCTGAAGAAGTTCGAGGAGCGGACCGGCATCAAGGTCAAGCTGGAGGTCGTCCCCTGGGCCGACCTTCTCAACCGTATCCTGGCGGCCACCGCCTCCGGCCAGGGTCCGGACGTGCTCAACATCGGCAACACCTGGTCCTCCTCCCTCCAGGCCACCGGCGCGCTGCTGCCCTGGAACGCCGAGAACTTCGAAGCGATCGGCGGGCGCGACCGCTTCGTCGAGTCCGCGATCGGCTCCGCGGGGGCGAGCGGCCAGGACCCGGCCGCCGTCCCCCTGTACTCCATGTCGTACGCGCTCTACTACAACAAGAAGATGTTCCGGGAAGCGGGCATCGCGAAGCCGCCCGCCACCTGGGACGAGATGGTCACCACCGGCCAGAAGCTGTCCAAGGACGGCAAGTGGGCGCTGGGCGCGGAGGGTTCGAACCTTTCGAACAACATCCACCAGGCCTTCGTCCTGTCCAGGCAGCACGGCGCCGCGTTCTTCGACCAGGCGGGCAAGCCCACCTTCGACACCCCGGCCAACGTCGAAGCGGTCAAGCAGTACGTCGACCTGATGGCCAAGGACAAGATCATCGCGCCCGGCAACGCCGAGTACGACAAGAACCAGTCCCTCCAGGACTTCGCCAACAACAAGACCGCCATGGTGCTCTGGCAGAGCGCGGCCAGCAGCTTCAAGGCTCACGGCATGAAGGAGGGCGACTGGGGCGTGGCCCCCGTCCCGGTCCCCGCGGGCGGCGCACCCGGCCAGGGCAGGAACACCAACTCCATGGTCGCGGGCATCAACATGGCCGTCTTCAAGAACACCGACAACATCGACGGCGCGCTGCGGTTCGTGAAGTTCATGACCAGCGACGAGGAACAGAAGCTGCTCAACAAGACCTACGGCTCGATCCCGCCGGTCAAGGCCGCCCAGCAGGACCAGGCCTTCGCCACCGAGGACCTCACCGTCCTGCGCACCACCCTGGGCACCAGCGCCGCCCCGCTCCCGCAGGTCCCCGAGGAGTCCCAGTTCGAGACGGCCGTCGGCACCGCCGTCAAGGAACTCTTCGCCGACGCCGCCGCCGGGCGCGCCGTCACCACCGAATCCGTGAAGGCCAAGCTGTCCAAGGCCCAGCAGCAGATGGCGAAGTGA
- a CDS encoding ROK family transcriptional regulator: MTGSHGRTVRDLRRGNRSAVLQRLYFGGPMSRQELGPVTGLSSGSVSNVVGELVADGLLEEAGIVDSDGGRPRTLLRVAPGSAHMIGVDVGETRVRVELFDLTLTELARTELPLLPRGCYDVGPIVDHIRTGIAAVLAEAGVGTDRLLGVGIGVPGIIERGAPGGTVVHGQTIGWDAVPLEALLRATGAVPEEVPYLIDNGARTLGQAEMWFGAGRGAREAVVVLFGSGVGASLVTDGSPEGGSTDGTPLEWGHLTVSVRGRRCRCGALGCLEAYTGAESLLARWAERGGGAGEVQDEEEALAVLLAHSTAGDPVAVDVLEETAEYLGAGLSDLINLFQPERILIGGWAGLMLGPHILPSVRAHARRHSLRHPADRVTIDLGSLGPDAVTVGAATLPLSAFFTTGGRRPAPAPPAEPPGWHASLATRGGSR; this comes from the coding sequence ATGACGGGCAGTCACGGACGTACGGTGCGGGACCTGCGGCGCGGCAACCGCAGCGCCGTGCTGCAGCGGTTGTACTTCGGCGGACCCATGAGCCGCCAGGAGCTGGGCCCGGTCACCGGACTCAGCTCCGGATCCGTCAGCAACGTGGTCGGCGAACTGGTCGCCGACGGCCTGCTGGAGGAAGCGGGCATCGTCGACTCCGACGGCGGCCGGCCGCGCACCCTGCTCCGGGTGGCGCCCGGCAGCGCCCACATGATCGGGGTCGACGTCGGCGAAACCCGGGTCCGGGTCGAGCTGTTCGACCTGACCCTCACCGAACTCGCCCGCACCGAACTCCCGTTGCTGCCGCGCGGCTGCTACGACGTCGGGCCCATCGTCGACCACATCCGCACCGGCATCGCCGCCGTCCTCGCCGAGGCGGGCGTCGGTACGGACCGGCTCCTGGGCGTCGGCATCGGCGTCCCCGGCATCATCGAGCGCGGCGCGCCCGGCGGCACCGTGGTGCACGGCCAGACCATCGGCTGGGACGCGGTCCCGTTGGAGGCCCTGCTGCGCGCCACCGGGGCCGTGCCCGAGGAGGTCCCGTACCTCATCGACAACGGCGCCCGCACCCTCGGCCAGGCGGAGATGTGGTTCGGGGCGGGGCGCGGGGCGCGCGAGGCCGTCGTCGTCCTGTTCGGCTCCGGCGTGGGCGCCAGCCTGGTCACCGACGGCTCCCCCGAGGGCGGTTCCACCGACGGCACCCCGCTGGAGTGGGGCCACCTGACGGTGTCGGTGCGCGGGCGGCGCTGCCGGTGCGGCGCCCTGGGCTGCCTGGAGGCGTACACCGGGGCCGAATCGCTGCTGGCCCGGTGGGCGGAGCGGGGCGGCGGCGCCGGGGAGGTCCAGGACGAGGAGGAGGCCCTCGCGGTGCTGCTCGCGCACTCCACGGCCGGGGACCCGGTGGCCGTGGACGTCCTGGAGGAGACCGCCGAGTACCTGGGCGCCGGACTGTCCGACCTCATCAACCTCTTCCAGCCCGAGCGGATCCTGATCGGCGGCTGGGCGGGGCTGATGCTGGGCCCGCACATCCTGCCCTCGGTCCGCGCACACGCCCGGCGCCACTCGCTGCGCCACCCCGCCGACCGGGTCACCATCGACCTCGGCTCACTGGGCCCGGACGCGGTCACCGTGGGCGCCGCCACCCTGCCCCTGTCGGCCTTCTTCACCACGGGCGGCCGCCGCCCCGCCCCCGCTCCCCCGGCCGAACCCCCGGGCTGGCACGCCTCCCTGGCCACGCGGGGCGGGAGCCGCTGA
- a CDS encoding YoaK family protein yields MESDPPPRPTATARRGALRILGDLLFPPGPAPGPAGGDAGAGNPHGVLPPLLIVLTFVSGLVDAVSFLGLDHVFVANMTGNVVFLGFALAGDRTLSAEASAVALAAFLAGALVAGRLRRTREAAGLAGPLVAVQAALVGAALATREGGAGQLAVIVPLALGMGLQNGVVHRLGVPDLTTTVVTRALAGLAADRWGPASVRRLVTVLTLLAGALTGGALTLGHGPRPALVLATLLLLVVALAATRAARAPRARPAP; encoded by the coding sequence ATGGAATCCGATCCGCCGCCCCGCCCGACCGCCACCGCGCGTCGCGGGGCGCTGCGCATACTGGGCGACCTGCTGTTCCCGCCCGGCCCGGCCCCCGGTCCGGCGGGAGGGGACGCGGGCGCGGGGAACCCGCACGGGGTGCTGCCCCCGCTGCTGATCGTCCTGACCTTCGTCAGCGGACTGGTCGACGCGGTCAGCTTCCTCGGGCTCGACCACGTCTTCGTCGCGAACATGACCGGGAACGTCGTCTTCCTCGGCTTCGCGCTCGCCGGGGACCGCACCCTGTCCGCGGAGGCCTCCGCGGTGGCCCTGGCCGCCTTCCTCGCCGGGGCGCTGGTGGCCGGGAGGCTGCGCCGGACGAGGGAGGCCGCGGGTCTGGCCGGCCCGTTGGTGGCCGTGCAGGCCGCCTTGGTGGGTGCGGCGCTCGCGACCCGGGAGGGCGGCGCCGGGCAGCTCGCCGTCATCGTCCCGCTGGCCCTCGGCATGGGCCTGCAGAACGGGGTCGTGCACCGGCTCGGCGTGCCCGACCTGACCACCACGGTCGTCACCCGGGCGCTGGCCGGGCTCGCCGCCGACCGCTGGGGTCCGGCCTCGGTACGCCGTCTGGTCACCGTACTGACCCTGCTCGCCGGGGCGTTGACGGGCGGCGCGCTCACCCTCGGACACGGGCCGCGCCCGGCGCTCGTACTGGCGACCCTGCTGCTGCTCGTGGTCGCCCTGGCGGCGACCCGCGCGGCCCGGGCGCCCCGGGCCCGTCCCGCGCCCTGA